A genome region from Triticum aestivum cultivar Chinese Spring chromosome 2B, IWGSC CS RefSeq v2.1, whole genome shotgun sequence includes the following:
- the LOC123041281 gene encoding uncharacterized protein: MAVATPRSSLIIFFVLLVSAASLVVDGGSIVKEACAKTPQPSDCEELLKSSTATDAKTLAQAAVAAAAKTATEAATAAKAERDKLPNGKTQWRCMDSCAAGFDEAATKFKPAAGGNAAGADAQLTEVLDFVVVDEDVEKSRDWEWKWSCNECKADPTAPAGLVAKNKEFDKIMDIIPAIIKQAVAGADNSTKSDTKSKSKS; this comes from the coding sequence ATGGCGGTCGCGACGCCTCGCAGCTCCCTCATCATCTTCTTCGTCCTCCTCGTCTCGGCCGCTTCCTTGGTGGTCGATGGTGGCAGCATCGTCAAGGAGGCCTGCGCCAAGACGCCGCAGCCGAGCGACTGCGAGGAGCTCCTCAAGTCCAGCACCGCGACGGACGCGAAAACGCTGGCccaggccgccgtcgccgccgccgcgaagaCGGCCACCGAGGCTGCTACCGCCGCCAAAGCGGAGCGGGACAAGCTCCCCAACGGCAAGACGCAGTGGCGGTGCATGGACAGCTGTGCGGCGGGGTTCGATGAGGCGGCGACAAAGTTTAAGCCAGCAGCTGGCGGGAACGCCGCGGGAGCCGACGCCCAGCTCACGGAGGTGCTGGACTTCGTCGTGGTGGATGAGGATGTGGAGAAGTCCAGGGACTGGGAGTGGAAGTGGAGCTGCAACGAGTGCAAGGCGGACCCCACCGCGCCGGCAGGACTCGTCGCCAAGAACAAGGAGTTCGACAAGATCATGGATATCATACCTGCCATCATCAAGCAGGCAGTCGCCGGCGCGGACAATTCCACCAAATCGGacaccaaatccaaatccaaatcctaG